The genomic window AAACATAAGCTCGCTACTTGGATTCATACGGGTCATTTTTTACCGGAGCATCCATTGTTAGCATGTAAAATTGGGGCGTAGCCAAGCGGTAAGGCAGCGGGTTTTGATCCCGTCATGCGCAGGTTCGAATCCTGCCGCCCCAGCCATTTTATGACTGACGTTTTTTGATTGATGTGTCGTTTAGACGGAGGCTCTCTCTGATGAGCAATGTTAAAAAGTTCCGCTTGTTTTCAGGTACTTCAAACCCTAAGTTAGCAGCAGATATGTGCACGCATATTGGTATGCCACTGGGCGAGATGCATATTCAAAGCTTTTCTGATGGTGAGATTTTCCTCCAATACCAAGAAACGATCCGAGGTTTGGATGTTTTCTTCTTACAGAGTACGTCAGTACCTGCCAATGATAACTTGATGGAACTTTTGATTGCTATTGACGCGGCTAAACGCGCATCAGCACGACAAATTTGTGCGGTGATTCCGTATTTTGGTTATGCAAGGCAAGATAGGAAAAGTGCGGGTCGTACGCCGATTTCGGCCAAGTTGGTTGCTGATATGTTAACCACTGCAGGTGTAACTCGCGTGTTAACCATGGATTTACATGCAACACAAATTCAAGGTTTCTTTAATATCCCTGTGGATAATATTTTTGCAGCACCATTGTTTGCCAAGGATATTCGTGATCATTCTACAGCTGAAGATGATGTTATTGTTGTTTCTCCAGATGTGGGTGGTGTGGTTAGAGCAAGAGCTTTGGCGAAAAGTTTGCATGTTGATATTGCCATTGTTGATAAACGACGCCCGGCACCCAATGTGGCGAAAGTAATGAATATTATTGGTGATGTTGAAGGTAAACATTGCATACTTGTGGATGATATTGTAGATACAGCAGGTACAATTTGTGGTGCGGCAGATGCATTGATGGAGCGCGGTGCAACCAAGGTAACAGCTTATGCAACACATGGTGTATTGTCAGGGCCAGCTGCTGAGCGTATCTCAGCATCAGCTATGCATGAGCTTGTTATTACGGATAGTATTGCACAACCTCAGGCTATTCTGGATACAGGTAAAGTACGTGTATTGTCTATTGGTTCACTGATGGGTGAAGCGATTATGCGTATATATGATGCGCGTTCGATTAGTAGTCTTTATAACTGAGCGCAGTAAAAACTTTCTTTTCCTTTCTTTTTGGCTATATTGTGCGAAATAAGCATGGTCTCTTTTTTATATGGAGCAGCTTGATTTCACCATACCAAAGGAGCTTCTAGTGGTAAAACAACGCACACTTGACCACGCGATTCGCTGCAGTGGTATAGGCTTACATTCAGGTAAAAAAATTGAGCTTGTATTGAGTCCTGCCGATGTAGACACAGGTATTGTGTTTGTGCGTTCAGATTTGGGCGTTGAAATTAAAGGGCATGTTGACTCAGTTGTAGACACTCGCCTATGTACCACGATTGGTCATGGCGAGGCGACAATTGCTACGGTAGAACATATTATGTCAGCATTGGCTGGCTTGGGTATTGATAATGCTCGTATTGAGGTGAGTGGCGCTGAAGTTCCTGTGATGGATGGCTCAGCTTCACCTTTTATTTTTCTCATTCAGTGCGCAGGTATTGTTGAGCAAGATAAAGCAAAAAAAGTATTGCGGATTAAAAAACGTGTAAGCATTGAAGAGGATGATAAATCTTGTGCTTTATACCCTGCATCAGGTTTCCGTGTAGCTTACCATTTGGATTATGACCACCCTTTACTGACGGACTGTAAAGTAAGTTTTGATTTTTCAAGACAAGGTTATGCGCGAGAAGTGAGTCGGGCGCGAACGTTTGGTTTTATTCATGAAGTTGAGGCGTTACAAAAAGCAGGTTTGGCGCTTGGTGGCTCCATGGATAATGCTGTTGTGTTGGATAAATACGGTGTGCTTAATGAAGGTGGCTTGCGTTATGTGGATGAATGTGCGCGCCACAAAGTATTAGATACTGTCGGTGATTTGTTTTTAGCGGGTTATCCTATTGTTGGTGCCTTTGAAGGTGTGCGCAGTGGGCATGCGATGAATTGTCAGATTGTAAAAGCTTTGCTTGCCGATGAAACTGCATGGAGCATTGAAGAGCTTGAAGATACAGTATCTCAACCCGCTGAGGTCACAGCTTCTACCTTACCACTAGCCACTTAAACCTTTTGAGCACTCGCTCAAGTGTATAATGCATTTAATAGTCAACAATAAGTAACTTCGCTGTTACGCTTGCCCCATGACTGAACAACCTTTAACAGAACAAATTTCAACAGAACAAACGCATTTTGGCTTTGAAACTGTCGCGGCAGATGAGAAAGCAGGTAAAGTCATGGAAGTTTTTTCTTCTGTTGCTTACAAATACGATATTATGAATGATGTGATGAGCGGTGGTATGCATCGCTTGTGGAAACGAAGTTTTATTGCTAAGGCAGTGTTGCCAAAAGGTGGCAGGGCTTTGGATGTAGCCGCAGGTTCAGGTGATATCGCTATTGGTTTGTTAAATAAGGTCAATCGTCAAGCAAGTGTTGTTTTAACAGACCTGAATGGCCCTATGCTTCACGAAGGGGCGAGGCGCACTTTAGATGAGGGTTTGTTACCAGGCATAGCAGACTGCATTCAATCGGATGGTACCAAGCTTCCATTTGCGGATAACAGTTTTGATTTGGTGACCATTGCTTTTGGTATTCGTAATTTTGTGGATGTACCTGCTGGTCTGGCAGAGTTTTACCGTGTACTCAAACCTGGTGGCCAGTTTATGTGTTTGGAATTTTCTAAACCTGTTTTACCTATGCTTGATGTTATTTATGATACCTACTCTTTTAATGTCATCCCTGCTATGGGTGAAATGATTACGGGAGATAGAGACTCGTACCAATACCTTGTAGAATCTATTCGTCGTTTTCCAGACCAAAAGCGTTTTGAGAAGTGGATTAAACAAGCGGGTTTTTCTTTGGTGCGGCATGACAATATGACGGGTGGTGTTGTGGCAATGCATAGGGGTTATAAAGTATGAGTGTGATGTTTTTACCCTTAAAGCTGATACCAGTGCCCGTACAATGCGTGGTTTTGGCTTCTGTATTGCAGGTATTCTTTAAAGATAATCAAGAATTGGCTTCAACTTTAGATGATTTAGAAGGTAAAGTTTTTCGTGTGTTTATTAAAGATACGGGTGCTGTGTTATTCATTGGTTTTAAAGCTGGTACGGTGTGGGTACACCCATCTTCAGAGCAACGGCCCGATGTGAAAATTGAGTCCACAGTCACTGGTTTTGCACGCCTTAGTTTTGCCAAGGAAGACCCTGATGCATTGGTGATGCAGCAAGTATTGAAGTTATCGGGTGATTCACAAGCCATGTTATTATTTCAAAAGCTATTGCATGAGCTGGATTTGGATTGGGAGTTTGAGCTTAGACGTGCTTTTGGTGATTTCTTTGGCCGTAAAGTTGCCAAAGCTGCTTACGGTCTGATTGATGCAGAGAAGAAAATGCGTGAACAATCCACCAAGTTGATTGACCATGCATTGCGCAGCATGGATACACCATCTGCAGAAAACTTGCAGCTTTGGCAAGCGGGTGTGGAATCGGTTGCCAGAAAGGTGAATAAATTGCAGCGCCAGTTGGATAAGTTGGAACATAAGATGCAACAAGCTCAACAAGAGAAGGTATGATATTTAAAGGGCTACGTCGCAATATTCGACTACTGTATATTATTCATGTTTTAGCCACGCATGGTTTGGCGGCGATTGCGGTTCGCTTGCATTTATTTAGCCCTTATATTTGGTTTATTAGTTTGTTTAGTTCCGAGTACAAACCCAAAGAACTGGGTGTGCAGATTCGTTTAGCATTGGAGCGCCTTGGCCCTAGTTTTATTAAGTTTGGACAGATGTTATCAACAAGGGTGGATTTATTGCCTTTGGATGTAGCTATGGAGTTGAAAAAACTGCAAGATAATGTGCCGCCTGAGTCTTTTGATGTGATTCACTGCTTGCTGAATAAGGCATATAAACGTGAGGCTATTGGTGCAGATGGTGTGTTTGCTAGCTTTGATGAGCAACCTGTAGCTGCGGCATCCATCGCCCAAGTACACTTTGCGACATTACACAATGGACAAGATGTCGCAGTAAAAATTCGCCGCCCACATATTGACCGCACGATTGAAGCTGACTTGTCTATTTTACGTATGTTGGCGAACCTGTTTGATCGTTATTTTCCTGAATATGAACGCCTAAAAGCACCGCAGGTTGTCGAAGAGTTTGGGGTGACTATTTTGGGTGAGTTAAACTTACGCTCAGAAGGTGCACATGCCAGTCGCTTTGCGGATCAACTGGCGGATATTGAAGGTGTGGGTGTACCCCAAGTCTTCTGGGATTTTACCAATCAAGGGGTGTTGGTTACTGAGCGTATTCATGGCACGCCCATCGATGAGCGGGATAAACTTATTGCGGCAGGGCATGATTCGCTGACCTTGTGTAAGAATTTGCAAAATATGTTTTTCCATATGGTGTTTGTGGATGGTTATTTTCATGCAGATTTACACCCAGGTAATATTTTTGTGTCGGATAAAGGTGAAATCTTGCTTGTAGATTTTGGTATTGTGGGTCGGTTGGAAATGCAAAGCAGGGTTTACCTTGCAGACATGATGTTAGCTTTTCTGAAGCAAGACTATAAACGTGCGGCAGAAGTGCATATTGAGGCGGGTTATGTGCCTTATGATACGGATGTATCTGCTTTTGAGGATGCTTTAAGAGAAATTGCTGTGCCTATTTTTAACCGCCCGCTCAAAGATATTTCTTTGGCAGAATTATTGTTTTATTTGTTTGCTGTAACGGAACGTTTCCAAATGGAAACACAACCGCAATTGTTGTTGTTACAAAAAAGTATGGTGGTGATTGAAGGGGTAACACGTGAGTTGCACCCCGAGATTAATATTTGGGAATTGGCAAAACCATTGATTTCAAGTTGGGCGATGGAGCATTTGGGTCCCAAAGGTAAAACCCAGCGTTTAATCAAAGATAGCAAACATTATATCCATGCGTGGATGCAATTGCCCAGTGAAATCAATGCACACTTCGCACAATTAAACAGACGTTTTCCAGAACGACAAAGTGGTATAAACCTATTTGCTTTATTGCCTGTTCTTGCAGTTTTATTGGGTGGTGTGCTTGCGGGTTTGTTTTGGACGCAAGCTTGGAACTCTCCACCACTTCTCTCATCTGCTGCTTTGATTACTTTGGGTTTATGGTTGCAATGGCGTAAGTAAACAGTTCAGGCATGCGGGTTTAACATTGATCTTGGGTCAAGCAATGTGTCCAACTCTGCAATGGGTAATATCTGTTCATCAATACATAACTGACGCACGGTTTTACCTTCTTTAACGGCTCTTTTTGCAATATCCGATGCCTTGTCATAACCAATGACAGGGGCAAGGGAAGTGACCATGCTCATGCTCCATTCAATTTGCTGCTCACACTTTTCAATATTAGCAGTTAAACCGACAATACATTTGTCTGTAAACATGATGGCGGCATTGGCAAGGATCTCTTCAGACTCAAGTAGATTATGTGCCATCATGGGTAACATCACATTCAAATCCAATAACCCTGATGCACCACCAAAGGTGATAGCGGCGTCATTTCCAATCACTTGCGCACAAACTTGCGCCATAGATTCGGCAATCACAGGGTTGACCTTACCTGGCATAATCGATGAACCAGGCTGAACAGCAGGCACAGATATTTCGGCAATGCCACAGCGAGGGCCCATGTTTAACAAACGTACATCATTGGCGATTTTCACCAAGGACACAGCGACTGTTTTCAGTGCACCCGAAAGTTCTACGGCAGCATCTTGGGCGGCTTGGGCTTCAAAATGATTAGAGGCTTCATGAAAATCAATGCCATAACTTTCGGATAAGGTGACTGCCATTGTTTTGCCAAAATCAGGATGGGTATTTAAACCCGTGCCCACAGCAGTGCCACCTTGGGCAAGTTCTGTGATACGTGGTAAACAAGACTCTAAACGTGTTATGCCAAGCTCGATTTGCCTTGCCCAACCTGAAATTTCTTGTCCCAAAGTGATAGGCGTTGCATCCATTAAATGGGTGCGCCCAATTTTGACCACATCCTTATTTTGAGTGGCTTTGTCTAGCAAAGCAGTATGCAAATGTTGTAATGCGGGTATCAATTGATGTACCAATACATCGGCTGCAGCCAGATGAATCGCTGTGGGAATCACATCATTGGAAGATTGCCCCATATTGATGTGGTCGTTGGGGTGAATGTTTGCGCCTTTGTTGAGCTGTGCGCAGCGGGAAGCAATCACTTCGTTGGCGTTCATATTGGTGGATGTACCTGAGCCTGTTTGGAAAATATCGAGCACAAAATGTGCATCCCACTTGCCTTGAGCAACTTCTAAGGCCGCTTGTTGAATAAGTTCTGCTTGTTTGTCATCAAGTTTTCCAAGTTTGACGTTTACAATTGCGGCTGCAGTTTTGATTTGCCCCAGAGCTTTGATGAATACACGCGGGAATCGCAGATTAGAAACGGGAAAGTTTTCTACGGCACGCGCAGTGCTTGCGCCATACATTGCCGTAGAAGGGACTTGCATTTCACCCATGGAGTCGGTCTCGATGCGGGTATGTGTATTTGTTGTGGTCATGCGTCTCTCCGTTTTAAACATAACATCGTAATATCATCATCATGGGTAGTAAAACCCTCATCTTCTAAACGTGCCAATAATGATGTGGGCAATACGGATGGATCCAAGGCATGGCGTTCTCTAAACCATGTTTCAACGCGATGATCATTAAACATGTCAGATGTTTTATTTTTAGCCTCGGTAATACCATCTGTGCAAGCGAAAAGTACATTACCCTGCATGAAATCCAATGTTTCTGTACGTAGAGGAAGGTCTTCCAACATACCCAAAGGAGGCGTGGTTGCTTCAAGCCGTATGATATGATTTTCCTGCCATACCAACGGCGGTATATGCCCAGCATTTAACCACTCTAATGTATGGGTTTGTGGGTTGAGTTCAGCCATGAACAGGGTAACAAAACGCCCGCCTTGTAAGGATTGGAATAATGATTGATTGGCGTATTTGACAGCATCAAATAATGAAATGTTTTCGCCATTGGCAAGTGCATGTAACATGGCTTGTAAA from Ghiorsea bivora includes these protein-coding regions:
- a CDS encoding ribose-phosphate pyrophosphokinase, whose product is MSNVKKFRLFSGTSNPKLAADMCTHIGMPLGEMHIQSFSDGEIFLQYQETIRGLDVFFLQSTSVPANDNLMELLIAIDAAKRASARQICAVIPYFGYARQDRKSAGRTPISAKLVADMLTTAGVTRVLTMDLHATQIQGFFNIPVDNIFAAPLFAKDIRDHSTAEDDVIVVSPDVGGVVRARALAKSLHVDIAIVDKRRPAPNVAKVMNIIGDVEGKHCILVDDIVDTAGTICGAADALMERGATKVTAYATHGVLSGPAAERISASAMHELVITDSIAQPQAILDTGKVRVLSIGSLMGEAIMRIYDARSISSLYN
- the lpxC gene encoding UDP-3-O-acyl-N-acetylglucosamine deacetylase produces the protein MVKQRTLDHAIRCSGIGLHSGKKIELVLSPADVDTGIVFVRSDLGVEIKGHVDSVVDTRLCTTIGHGEATIATVEHIMSALAGLGIDNARIEVSGAEVPVMDGSASPFIFLIQCAGIVEQDKAKKVLRIKKRVSIEEDDKSCALYPASGFRVAYHLDYDHPLLTDCKVSFDFSRQGYAREVSRARTFGFIHEVEALQKAGLALGGSMDNAVVLDKYGVLNEGGLRYVDECARHKVLDTVGDLFLAGYPIVGAFEGVRSGHAMNCQIVKALLADETAWSIEELEDTVSQPAEVTASTLPLAT
- the ubiE gene encoding bifunctional demethylmenaquinone methyltransferase/2-methoxy-6-polyprenyl-1,4-benzoquinol methylase UbiE; this translates as MTEQPLTEQISTEQTHFGFETVAADEKAGKVMEVFSSVAYKYDIMNDVMSGGMHRLWKRSFIAKAVLPKGGRALDVAAGSGDIAIGLLNKVNRQASVVLTDLNGPMLHEGARRTLDEGLLPGIADCIQSDGTKLPFADNSFDLVTIAFGIRNFVDVPAGLAEFYRVLKPGGQFMCLEFSKPVLPMLDVIYDTYSFNVIPAMGEMITGDRDSYQYLVESIRRFPDQKRFEKWIKQAGFSLVRHDNMTGGVVAMHRGYKV
- the ubiT gene encoding ubiquinone anaerobic biosynthesis accessory factor UbiT; this encodes MSVMFLPLKLIPVPVQCVVLASVLQVFFKDNQELASTLDDLEGKVFRVFIKDTGAVLFIGFKAGTVWVHPSSEQRPDVKIESTVTGFARLSFAKEDPDALVMQQVLKLSGDSQAMLLFQKLLHELDLDWEFELRRAFGDFFGRKVAKAAYGLIDAEKKMREQSTKLIDHALRSMDTPSAENLQLWQAGVESVARKVNKLQRQLDKLEHKMQQAQQEKV
- the ubiB gene encoding 2-polyprenylphenol 6-hydroxylase, with amino-acid sequence MIFKGLRRNIRLLYIIHVLATHGLAAIAVRLHLFSPYIWFISLFSSEYKPKELGVQIRLALERLGPSFIKFGQMLSTRVDLLPLDVAMELKKLQDNVPPESFDVIHCLLNKAYKREAIGADGVFASFDEQPVAAASIAQVHFATLHNGQDVAVKIRRPHIDRTIEADLSILRMLANLFDRYFPEYERLKAPQVVEEFGVTILGELNLRSEGAHASRFADQLADIEGVGVPQVFWDFTNQGVLVTERIHGTPIDERDKLIAAGHDSLTLCKNLQNMFFHMVFVDGYFHADLHPGNIFVSDKGEILLVDFGIVGRLEMQSRVYLADMMLAFLKQDYKRAAEVHIEAGYVPYDTDVSAFEDALREIAVPIFNRPLKDISLAELLFYLFAVTERFQMETQPQLLLLQKSMVVIEGVTRELHPEINIWELAKPLISSWAMEHLGPKGKTQRLIKDSKHYIHAWMQLPSEINAHFAQLNRRFPERQSGINLFALLPVLAVLLGGVLAGLFWTQAWNSPPLLSSAALITLGLWLQWRK
- a CDS encoding class II fumarate hydratase; the protein is MTTTNTHTRIETDSMGEMQVPSTAMYGASTARAVENFPVSNLRFPRVFIKALGQIKTAAAIVNVKLGKLDDKQAELIQQAALEVAQGKWDAHFVLDIFQTGSGTSTNMNANEVIASRCAQLNKGANIHPNDHINMGQSSNDVIPTAIHLAAADVLVHQLIPALQHLHTALLDKATQNKDVVKIGRTHLMDATPITLGQEISGWARQIELGITRLESCLPRITELAQGGTAVGTGLNTHPDFGKTMAVTLSESYGIDFHEASNHFEAQAAQDAAVELSGALKTVAVSLVKIANDVRLLNMGPRCGIAEISVPAVQPGSSIMPGKVNPVIAESMAQVCAQVIGNDAAITFGGASGLLDLNVMLPMMAHNLLESEEILANAAIMFTDKCIVGLTANIEKCEQQIEWSMSMVTSLAPVIGYDKASDIAKRAVKEGKTVRQLCIDEQILPIAELDTLLDPRSMLNPHA